From the Micromonospora echinofusca genome, the window TCGGCCTCGGCTACGCGCGCACCACGACGCTGGCCTTCACCGCCGCCGGCAACAACTTCGAGCTCGCCATCGCCGTCGCGATCGGCACCTTCGGCGTCACGTCCGGGCAGGCCCTGGCGGGCGTGGTCGGGCCGCTGATCGAGGTGCCGGTCCTGGTCGCCCTCGTCTACGTCTCGCTGTGGGCACGCCGCCGGTTCTTCCCGTCACCGGCCCCGGGCCGGCCGACCGTCTCCGCTTCCCGCTGAAAGGAAACACCGCCGTGAGCGACAAGCCCAGTGTCCTGTTCGTCTGCGTGCACAACGCCGGCCGTTCGCAGATGGCCGCCGGCTGGCTGCGCCACCTCGCCGGCGACGCCGTCGAGGTGCGCTCCGCCGGCTCGGCGCCGGCCGGGACCGTCAACCCGGCCGCCGTCGAGGCGATGCGGGAGGTCGGCATCGACATCAGCACGCAGACGCCGACCCTGCTGGAGTACGCCACCGCCGAGTCCTCCGACGTCATCGTCACCATGGGCTGCGGCGACGCCTGCCCGGTCTTCCCCGGCAAGCGCTACGAGGACTGGCAGCTCGAAGACCCCGCCGGCAAGGGCGTCGAGGCGGTCCGGCCGATCCGCGACGAGATCCGGGCGCGGGTGCAGCGGCTGTTGCGGGAGCTGGTGCCCGCCGGCTGACCGGGGCCGGGTGCGCTCAGCCGACCGGGGACGGGTCGGGTTGAGCTGACGGGGACGGGTCGGCTCAGCCGGCCGGGTCGTCGGCGAGGACGTCGAGCAGCAGCGCGGCCGTCCAGCCGAAGGCCGGCGAGCCGAGCCCGGCCCCGGTGTCGGGGTGGAAGTACTCGTGGCAGCCGGCGCCGGCCACCAGCTCGATCATCGAGTCGCGCAGGCCCGCGGCCAGGTCGGGGCGGCCGTGGCGCAGCAGTCCCCGGCGTACCAGCCAGTTGACGTTCATCCAGCTCGGCCCGCGCCAGTAGCGCAGCGGCTCGAAGTCCGGCGCGGTGCGGTCGTGGCTGGGCAGCGGCCGGTCCATCCGGGCGGCCAGCCCGAAGCGCGGCGAGCACGCCTCGGCGAGCAGCGCCGACACCTGCCGCGCGGGCAGGTCGGGCAGGACGAGCGGGGCCAGGCCGAGCACCGTACGGGCCGGCACCAGCCGGTCGGCGCGCAGGTCCCGGGGCTGGAAGGTGCCGGTCGTCGGGTCGTACAGCCGGCGCACCAGGGCCTCGGTGATCCGCGCCGCGCGTTCCCGGTGCGGGCCGGGGTCGGCGCCGGCCAGCGGCGCGATCCGGGCGAGGGCGTGCTCGGCGGCGCCCATCGCGGCGTTTACCAGCGGGCACTCCACCAGGAACGGGTGCCGGGCGGCGAGGTCGTCGTCGCGGTAGCGGCGCTCGCGGTAGGACGCGACGAGCGCGACGTAGCGCGCGTAGTCGAGGTCGGTCGGGCGGTGCGCGGCGTCGGCGTGCGCGGTGTCGTGCCGGCGGTACGCGCGCATGACGGCCGCGTCGGCGGGCACCGCCGCCAGCGGGGCGTCCCAGGCGGGGCTGTTGTCCAGCCCCGACTCCCACGGGTGCACGACGCAGGCCAGCCCGCCCCCGCCGACGTCCCGGCGGGTGGCGAGGTAGCGCTGCTGGGCCACCAGCCGGGGATAGAGCCGGCGCAGCGCGGCCCGCGCCTGCTCCGAGGGGCACCGCCGGTACGCCAGCCAGGCGGCGGACGCGTGCACGGGTGGCTGGACCAGGCCGGAGGTGGCGGCTGCCGGGGCGCCCTCGGCGAGCCCCGACGCCCAGAACTCGGGGCCCGGAAAGTACGAGCCGACGGGCAGCGCCGGGTTGAACACGATGTGCGGCACCCGCCCGTCGCGCCACTGGGCCCGGAACAGGCTGGTCAGCTCCCGCCAGGCGCGCTCGGGGCGCACGTGGGACCAGCCGATCGCGATGAACGCCGAGTCCCAGCTCCACTGGTGCGGGTAGAGGGTGCGCGAGGGCACGGTGTGGTCGTGCTCCCAGTTGGCCTCGAGGGTGGCGACGGCAAGGCGGCGCAGTGCCCCGACGTCGCGGGCCCCGGCGTCGGCGGTGTACGCGCCGCCGGCGGTCCCGGTGCTCACGCCGCCGCCTGCCGGGGCTGGGCGTGGCGCAGCACGGCGGCGGCCTGGTGCAGGGCGCGTACGGGGTCGCCGCGCAGCCGGCACTCCAGCGCCAGCCAGCCCCGGTAGTCGATTTCCAGCAGGGTGCGCACCAGCGCCGGCCAGTCGAGGTGCCCGGCGCCGGGCTGGAACCGGTTGGAGTCGCTGACCTGCACGTGCCCGAGGTACGGCGCGGCGGCGCGCAGCGCCCGGTGCACGTCGTCCTCCTCGATGTTCATGTGGAAGGTGTCCGCCACCACCCGCACCGAGGGCAGCCCGACCATCGCGCAGAGGGCGACGGCGTCGTCGAGCCGGTTGACCATGTGGTCCTCGTACCGGTTGAGCGGTTCCAGGAAGAGGGTGACCCCCTCGGCGCGGGCGTGCTCCCCCAGCTCGCCCAGGGCGTCGACGAGCACCTGCCGGTCGCCGGCGGGCGAGCGGGGCGGCTCGAACGGCGGCAGCCGCCGGGAGAACATCCCCCAGGCGGCCGGGGTCAGCGCGCCGACGCCGCCCAGCTCGGCGATCACCGAGAGCTGGGAGCGCAGGTTGCGTACGGCGTCGCGGGAGCGCTCGGGGTCGAAGTCGCCGATGAAGTGGTCCATCTCCACGCAGACGGTGGGCATGACCACCCCGGCGGCGCGGGCCCGGCGCAGCTCGGGCAGCCGGCGGGCGAGGCCGAGGTCGCCGGCGCCGCGCAGCTCGATGGCGTCGTAGCCGAGCGCGGTGGCGAGCGCGTACTTCTGGATCAGGTCGGTGCCCGGCAGGAGCTGCTCCTGACAGGCCAGGGGAATCGTCATGGGAACCTCAGCACGACTTGGAGGGCGTCAGCGTCACCGCGGTCGAGCAGCGCCAGCGCGTCGGCCACCGCGCTCGCGTCGACGACGTGGCTCACCAGCGGCAGCGGATCGACGCTGCCCTCGGCCACCAGGTCCATGAAGGTGTGTGCGACGCGGGCCCCGGTCCACCGGCCGGCCATGCCGGGCGCCGGGGTCGGCCCGGAGACCTGGGCCGCCACCAGCTGGATCCGGTTGTGGTGGAACTCCTCACCC encodes:
- a CDS encoding MGH1-like glycoside hydrolase domain-containing protein; translation: MSTGTAGGAYTADAGARDVGALRRLAVATLEANWEHDHTVPSRTLYPHQWSWDSAFIAIGWSHVRPERAWRELTSLFRAQWRDGRVPHIVFNPALPVGSYFPGPEFWASGLAEGAPAAATSGLVQPPVHASAAWLAYRRCPSEQARAALRRLYPRLVAQQRYLATRRDVGGGGLACVVHPWESGLDNSPAWDAPLAAVPADAAVMRAYRRHDTAHADAAHRPTDLDYARYVALVASYRERRYRDDDLAARHPFLVECPLVNAAMGAAEHALARIAPLAGADPGPHRERAARITEALVRRLYDPTTGTFQPRDLRADRLVPARTVLGLAPLVLPDLPARQVSALLAEACSPRFGLAARMDRPLPSHDRTAPDFEPLRYWRGPSWMNVNWLVRRGLLRHGRPDLAAGLRDSMIELVAGAGCHEYFHPDTGAGLGSPAFGWTAALLLDVLADDPAG
- a CDS encoding arsenate reductase ArsC, with the protein product MSDKPSVLFVCVHNAGRSQMAAGWLRHLAGDAVEVRSAGSAPAGTVNPAAVEAMREVGIDISTQTPTLLEYATAESSDVIVTMGCGDACPVFPGKRYEDWQLEDPAGKGVEAVRPIRDEIRARVQRLLRELVPAG
- a CDS encoding sugar phosphate isomerase/epimerase family protein encodes the protein MTIPLACQEQLLPGTDLIQKYALATALGYDAIELRGAGDLGLARRLPELRRARAAGVVMPTVCVEMDHFIGDFDPERSRDAVRNLRSQLSVIAELGGVGALTPAAWGMFSRRLPPFEPPRSPAGDRQVLVDALGELGEHARAEGVTLFLEPLNRYEDHMVNRLDDAVALCAMVGLPSVRVVADTFHMNIEEDDVHRALRAAAPYLGHVQVSDSNRFQPGAGHLDWPALVRTLLEIDYRGWLALECRLRGDPVRALHQAAAVLRHAQPRQAAA